A window of Desulfobacterales bacterium contains these coding sequences:
- the msbA gene encoding lipid A export permease/ATP-binding protein MsbA, producing MADKNRKQVIRKRNQQLLAYLKDQWAKLILAMICMVVVAATTSATAFIVKPVLDDVFLNKNEFMLKLMPALIIIIYLLRGAGMYGQEFLMHYVGETVIKQLRDSLYDRIIDLPISFFQSQKTGGLMSRITYDVNIIKNMVSGAITGALRDVFTIIGLVGVIFYRDWQLALIAIFVLPGAFFPVVKFGRRVRRFSTRSQESMGDLNAFLHETFAGNKIVKAFGMEPYEKQNFYAKNQKVFRFEIKSIRARALTSPVMEAFGGVGIALVIWYGGYGVINGTSTPGTFFSFMTAVMLLYPPVKKLSKLNNTMQQGLAAADRIFEILETEPDIQEPAVPKELRRQSHRIAFENVSFAYNGEAPVLQDINLTVSPGEILALVGASGAGKTTLVNLIPRFHDVTAGAVKIDGIDIRNISIKNLRREIAIVTQEPILFNDTIRANIAYGNTAASDRDIEAAAEAAYILNFIRSLPNGLDTNIGELGSRLSGGEKQRMCIARALLKDAPVLILDEATASLDTESERLVQKALENLMQGRTSFVIAHRLSTVHYAHRIIVLAGGKVVEEGTHSDLLARKGEYYNLYRMQFAEAPADASSKGAMA from the coding sequence TTGGCAGATAAAAATCGAAAACAGGTCATCCGGAAACGAAACCAGCAGCTGCTTGCCTATCTAAAGGATCAGTGGGCCAAGCTGATTCTGGCCATGATCTGCATGGTGGTGGTGGCCGCCACCACCTCGGCCACCGCATTTATCGTCAAGCCCGTGTTAGATGATGTTTTTCTCAATAAAAACGAGTTCATGTTAAAGCTCATGCCCGCGCTGATTATCATTATTTATCTGTTGCGCGGGGCCGGCATGTACGGGCAGGAGTTTTTAATGCATTATGTGGGCGAAACGGTCATCAAACAGCTTCGCGACAGCCTGTATGACCGGATCATCGACCTGCCCATATCGTTTTTTCAGTCCCAGAAAACCGGCGGACTGATGTCGCGGATCACCTATGATGTCAACATTATCAAAAATATGGTCTCCGGGGCGATCACCGGGGCGCTGCGGGATGTATTCACCATCATAGGCTTGGTCGGGGTTATCTTCTATCGGGACTGGCAGCTCGCATTAATCGCCATTTTTGTGCTGCCCGGCGCCTTTTTTCCGGTGGTCAAGTTCGGCCGCCGGGTTCGGCGGTTTTCCACCCGCAGTCAGGAATCCATGGGCGATTTAAATGCATTCCTGCATGAAACCTTTGCCGGCAATAAAATTGTCAAGGCATTCGGCATGGAGCCTTACGAAAAACAAAATTTTTATGCAAAAAATCAGAAGGTTTTTCGGTTTGAAATTAAATCGATTCGGGCCCGGGCGCTGACCTCGCCGGTCATGGAGGCCTTCGGCGGCGTCGGCATCGCGCTGGTGATCTGGTATGGCGGCTACGGCGTGATTAACGGGACTTCCACACCGGGGACCTTTTTTTCTTTTATGACGGCTGTCATGCTCCTTTACCCCCCCGTCAAAAAGCTGAGTAAACTCAATAATACCATGCAGCAGGGGCTTGCCGCAGCCGACCGGATTTTTGAAATCCTGGAAACCGAACCGGATATTCAGGAGCCGGCGGTGCCAAAAGAACTGCGGCGGCAATCTCACCGGATCGCATTTGAAAACGTCTCATTCGCCTATAACGGCGAGGCTCCGGTCTTGCAGGACATCAACTTAACGGTTTCTCCGGGCGAAATTCTGGCCCTTGTCGGGGCCAGCGGCGCGGGTAAAACCACCCTGGTCAATCTGATCCCCCGGTTCCATGATGTGACCGCCGGGGCTGTTAAAATTGACGGCATAGATATCCGCAATATATCTATTAAAAATCTTCGCCGAGAAATTGCCATTGTGACCCAGGAGCCTATTTTGTTTAATGATACCATCCGGGCCAATATCGCCTACGGCAATACAGCGGCATCGGATCGCGACATTGAGGCGGCGGCTGAGGCGGCCTATATTCTTAATTTTATAAGATCTCTGCCCAATGGACTGGATACCAATATCGGAGAACTCGGCAGCCGGCTCTCCGGCGGGGAAAAGCAGCGGATGTGCATCGCCCGGGCCTTACTAAAGGACGCCCCGGTTTTGATTCTGGATGAGGCCACCGCATCGCTGGATACCGAATCGGAGCGGCTGGTTCAGAAGGCCCTGGAAAATCTGATGCAAGGCCGAACCTCCTTTGTGATTGCGCACCGCCTGTCAACCGTCCATTATGCCCATCGTATTATTGTCCTGGCGGGCGGGAAAGTCGTTGAAGAGGGAACCCATTCGGACTTGCTTGCCCGCAAAGGAGAGTATTACAACCTCTACAGAATGCAGTTTGCCGAAGCCCCGGCCGATGCCTCTTCAAAAGGGGCAATGGCATAG
- the lpxB gene encoding lipid-A-disaccharide synthase, whose product MTVPEREKCVLIVAGETSGDFHGAHLVGAMRQRDPHIYFCGIGGERLKAQGVELLMEAHEISVVGITEVISKLPRVFAGISAIKKIFKRRRPDLVILIDFPDFNLHIAKLAKKQGLSVLYYISPQLWAWRAGRIEKIRRYVDQMAVILPFEQDFYQKHNVAATFVGHPLLDYYTEHDTAFEIDGQKARAIGILPGSRRSEIEKNLPVMLAAATRIREAFPDIRFLISIAPGIDRQWMSQIIDPYRKNVGIEQVGGSVRRVFENSSLVLAASGTVTLETAIFGVPMIIIYRISAISYSLGRALVNVNHIGLVNIIADERVVPELIQEAASPAAIAREAGDILSRPERMQKIRQKLKTVRHRLGTPGAAERTADIALNMLD is encoded by the coding sequence ATGACCGTACCTGAAAGAGAGAAATGTGTGCTGATTGTTGCCGGGGAGACCTCCGGGGATTTTCACGGGGCGCATCTGGTTGGCGCCATGCGGCAAAGAGATCCGCATATATATTTCTGCGGCATCGGCGGTGAGCGGCTGAAAGCCCAGGGGGTCGAGCTTTTGATGGAGGCCCATGAGATTTCGGTGGTTGGTATTACCGAGGTCATATCCAAACTCCCCAGGGTGTTCGCCGGTATTTCGGCGATTAAGAAAATATTTAAGCGCAGGCGGCCCGATCTGGTGATTCTGATTGATTTTCCGGATTTTAATCTGCATATCGCCAAACTTGCCAAAAAGCAGGGACTTTCCGTGCTTTACTATATCAGCCCCCAGCTTTGGGCCTGGCGCGCCGGGCGCATTGAAAAGATCCGGCGGTATGTGGATCAGATGGCCGTAATCCTGCCGTTTGAACAGGATTTTTATCAAAAGCATAATGTAGCGGCGACGTTTGTGGGGCATCCGCTGTTGGATTATTACACCGAGCATGATACCGCATTTGAAATCGACGGCCAAAAAGCCCGGGCCATTGGCATCCTGCCGGGGTCCCGGCGCAGTGAAATCGAAAAAAATCTCCCCGTCATGCTGGCTGCTGCCACCCGGATCAGGGAGGCTTTCCCGGATATCCGGTTTTTGATTTCCATTGCCCCGGGAATTGACCGGCAATGGATGTCTCAAATAATTGATCCTTACAGGAAAAATGTAGGTATCGAGCAAGTGGGCGGATCGGTGCGTCGGGTATTTGAAAACAGCAGCCTTGTTCTGGCCGCCTCAGGCACCGTGACTCTGGAAACCGCCATTTTCGGTGTTCCCATGATCATTATCTACCGGATTTCGGCCATCAGTTACAGCCTGGGCCGGGCGCTGGTCAATGTCAATCACATTGGTCTGGTCAACATTATTGCCGATGAGCGGGTTGTGCCCGAACTTATCCAGGAGGCGGCCAGCCCGGCGGCTATCGCCCGGGAGGCAGGCGATATTTTAAGCCGCCCGGAGCGGATGCAGAAGATCCGGCAGAAATTGAAAACCGTGCGCCATCGCCTGGGCACCCCCGGCGCTGCCGAGCGAACCGCGGATATCGCATTGAATATGCTTGACTGA
- a CDS encoding Gfo/Idh/MocA family oxidoreductase: MDKIRAGVVGVGYLGKFHAEKFAAAEHAELVGVVDTDPEQADSIANKHDTRAMTDYRELLGRVDAVSIVVPTPYHYQIAKVFLENGVDVLLEKPMTTTIAEADELVEIAAKKGLILQVGHLERFNPAVKAVKDIVKQPIFIESNRLSLYQPRGTDVSVVLDLMIHDIDIILTFVRSEIAYSHAMGAPVVSGHVDIANAHLEFENGAVANVTASRISSKSERKIRVFQRDGYLSLDFANRSIMHIWPGEDGESAPVPGMQMEELSFEQGDALRDEILSFLDAVSTRSEPEVSGRMGREALNLALSITRQIRESSRRFMG; this comes from the coding sequence ATGGATAAAATTCGGGCCGGGGTGGTCGGCGTCGGGTACCTCGGCAAATTTCACGCAGAAAAATTCGCTGCCGCCGAACACGCGGAGCTGGTCGGGGTTGTGGATACAGACCCGGAGCAGGCTGATAGCATTGCAAACAAGCATGATACCCGGGCGATGACCGATTACCGGGAGCTTCTGGGCCGGGTGGATGCGGTGAGCATCGTTGTTCCCACCCCCTATCATTATCAAATCGCCAAGGTATTTCTGGAAAACGGCGTTGATGTGCTGCTTGAAAAGCCGATGACCACCACCATCGCCGAGGCGGATGAGCTGGTTGAGATTGCCGCAAAAAAGGGTCTTATCCTGCAGGTCGGCCATCTGGAGCGGTTCAATCCCGCGGTGAAAGCGGTCAAGGATATCGTTAAACAGCCCATTTTTATTGAGTCCAACCGGTTGAGTCTCTATCAGCCCCGGGGAACGGATGTAAGCGTCGTGCTGGATCTGATGATCCATGATATCGATATCATATTAACCTTTGTCCGCTCGGAAATCGCCTATTCCCATGCCATGGGCGCGCCGGTGGTATCCGGTCACGTGGATATCGCCAACGCGCACCTGGAGTTTGAAAACGGGGCGGTGGCCAATGTCACGGCCAGCCGGATTTCAAGTAAAAGCGAACGCAAAATCCGGGTTTTCCAAAGGGACGGATATTTATCCCTGGATTTTGCCAACCGATCAATTATGCATATCTGGCCCGGTGAAGACGGGGAAAGCGCGCCGGTACCGGGGATGCAGATGGAAGAGTTGAGCTTTGAGCAGGGCGATGCCCTGCGCGATGAAATCCTTTCGTTTTTGGATGCGGTCAGCACGCGGAGTGAACCGGAAGTTTCCGGCCGTATGGGCCGGGAGGCATTGAATCTTGCGCTAAGTATTACCCGCCAAATCCGGGAGTCCAGCCGCCGGTTCATGGGATGA
- the lpxI gene encoding UDP-2,3-diacylglucosamine diphosphatase LpxI (LpxI, functionally equivalent to LpxH, replaces it in LPS biosynthesis in a minority of bacteria.) gives MGQRIGLIAGSGPFPLIFSDKAREKGYRVYAVGYHDETDPALADRVEALEIIYIGQIKRLLKFFKSHQITDALMIGAIKKPGSIAEIRPDLKAISLYAGMRKNSHDDRVLRLFAKALEDEGIYIRPSTFLLPELLAQEGCWTRRAPTKDEQPDIELGWKMAKAIGKLDIGQCVVVANGSVLAVEAVDGTDSTIRRGGGLANGNAVVVKVCKPIQDFRFDVPAVGSETIRTMSAAGVSVLVIDAGKSLVFDQSDMVALANRNKISIVALNRPDAPGA, from the coding sequence ATGGGGCAGCGCATTGGTCTGATCGCCGGAAGCGGACCGTTTCCGCTGATTTTTTCAGATAAAGCCAGGGAAAAAGGCTACCGGGTATATGCGGTGGGCTATCACGACGAGACCGATCCCGCGCTCGCCGACCGGGTTGAGGCGCTGGAAATAATCTATATCGGTCAGATCAAGCGGCTGCTAAAGTTTTTCAAGAGCCACCAGATAACCGATGCGCTCATGATCGGGGCGATTAAAAAGCCCGGCTCCATTGCCGAGATTCGTCCGGATCTCAAGGCCATCTCGCTTTATGCCGGCATGCGGAAAAACTCCCATGATGACCGGGTGCTGCGGCTGTTTGCCAAGGCGCTTGAGGATGAGGGTATCTACATTCGGCCGTCGACCTTTCTGCTCCCGGAATTGCTTGCGCAGGAGGGTTGCTGGACCCGGCGCGCCCCGACAAAGGATGAGCAGCCGGATATCGAGCTGGGCTGGAAGATGGCAAAAGCCATCGGCAAGCTTGATATCGGCCAATGCGTGGTGGTGGCCAACGGCTCCGTTTTGGCGGTTGAGGCGGTTGACGGCACGGACAGCACCATTCGCCGCGGCGGCGGACTGGCCAACGGCAATGCCGTGGTGGTCAAGGTATGCAAGCCGATCCAGGATTTTCGCTTTGACGTACCAGCGGTGGGCTCGGAGACCATCCGAACCATGAGTGCGGCCGGCGTGTCGGTGCTGGTCATTGACGCCGGCAAATCACTGGTTTTTGATCAATCCGATATGGTTGCCCTGGCCAACCGGAACAAGATTTCAATCGTCGCCTTAAATCGTCCGGATGCGCCGGGCGCATAG
- the lpxA gene encoding acyl-ACP--UDP-N-acetylglucosamine O-acyltransferase — MIHPTAIVDSGAEIDETVEVGPFAIIRDNVSIGANCVIGPHVTIDPYVEIAPGCQIFQYASIGTVPQAVKFKGEKTYLKIGRNTIIREFATLNRGTEFGGGVTEVGEDNFLMAYTHIAHDCKTGRGVILANNATLAGHITIGDYVIVGGLVAIHQFVRIGDYGYIGGKSAVVKDIPPYVIAAGDRAMLHGLNKVGLKRHGFSENTLSSLKKAYRIIFRIGLTVNEAVERVLAEVENTPEVLNLVHFIKSTQRGITR, encoded by the coding sequence ATGATACATCCGACGGCAATTGTGGATTCGGGGGCGGAAATTGATGAAACAGTAGAGGTTGGACCATTCGCCATTATCCGGGACAACGTATCCATCGGCGCCAACTGTGTGATCGGCCCGCATGTCACCATTGACCCCTATGTTGAAATTGCGCCGGGGTGCCAGATATTCCAGTATGCCTCCATAGGGACGGTGCCGCAGGCGGTCAAATTCAAGGGCGAGAAGACCTATCTCAAAATCGGGCGAAATACCATTATCCGGGAGTTTGCCACATTAAACCGGGGCACGGAATTCGGCGGCGGGGTGACCGAGGTGGGCGAGGATAATTTTTTAATGGCCTACACCCATATCGCCCATGACTGCAAAACCGGCAGAGGGGTGATTCTCGCCAATAATGCGACACTTGCCGGCCACATCACCATCGGCGACTATGTGATCGTCGGCGGTTTGGTGGCGATCCACCAGTTTGTGAGGATCGGGGATTACGGCTATATCGGCGGAAAATCCGCGGTGGTCAAGGATATCCCGCCCTATGTGATTGCCGCCGGCGATCGCGCCATGCTCCACGGGCTGAATAAAGTGGGGCTGAAACGTCACGGATTTTCAGAAAATACTTTGTCCAGTTTGAAAAAGGCCTACCGGATTATTTTCCGGATCGGGCTGACGGTCAATGAGGCAGTGGAGCGCGTACTGGCCGAGGTTGAAAATACCCCTGAAGTCTTAAATTTGGTTCACTTCATCAAGTCCACCCAACGGGGCATTACAAGGTAG
- the fabZ gene encoding 3-hydroxyacyl-ACP dehydratase FabZ: MIPAYDIRKILSVLPHRYPFILVDRVLEVTPNQRIVALKNVSINEPFFQGHFPDKPIMPGVLVVEGMVQSGALLLYETLPEIDKDQICFAGIDGARFRKPVLPGDQLIFTIEIMRHRSNVIKMAGKTDVEDHQVAQANLMAVIGGDQ; this comes from the coding sequence ATGATCCCAGCATATGATATCCGGAAAATTCTCTCCGTGCTTCCCCACCGGTACCCGTTTATTCTCGTGGATCGGGTCCTGGAGGTGACTCCCAACCAGCGGATTGTCGCACTAAAGAATGTATCCATCAATGAGCCCTTTTTTCAGGGGCACTTCCCGGACAAACCGATAATGCCCGGTGTGCTGGTGGTCGAGGGGATGGTCCAGAGCGGGGCACTGCTTTTATATGAAACCCTGCCCGAAATTGATAAGGATCAGATTTGTTTTGCCGGCATTGACGGGGCAAGGTTTAGAAAGCCGGTATTGCCGGGCGATCAATTGATATTTACGATTGAAATCATGAGGCACCGGTCAAATGTGATCAAGATGGCCGGCAAAACCGATGTCGAAGACCATCAGGTTGCACAGGCGAACCTTATGGCGGTAATCGGAGGAGACCAATGA
- the lpxD gene encoding UDP-3-O-(3-hydroxymyristoyl)glucosamine N-acyltransferase, whose translation MEIALADLVDIIGGELAGNGRQVIRGIAPFDAAGPHEITFAENAKTLKKIDDSAAAAVIVPRGDTYCVSANLVYSDSPRLAFARALHWFYPKTRPAAGISPRACIGDNFQCGRDVSIGPAAVIGDKAAIGDRVWIHPGVVVGDGVRIGDDTEVYPNVVIYANCCIGCRVIIHSGTVIGSDGYGFVPDGERHFKIPQVGIVQIDDDAEIGACNTIDRATFGRTWIRQGVKTDNQVHIGHNVTIGENSLIVAQVGIAGSATVGKNVTLAGQAGVGGHIQIGDFATIGPQAGVTRSVEAGRVVSGTPEMPHRQWLKVHRIIPRLPDLKKRIEKLEAAVKNLTGSDDTGQNDNR comes from the coding sequence ATGGAGATTGCGCTAGCCGATCTGGTGGATATCATCGGCGGGGAGCTGGCCGGCAATGGCCGCCAAGTGATCCGCGGCATCGCGCCCTTTGATGCGGCCGGGCCTCATGAGATCACGTTTGCGGAAAACGCCAAAACCCTCAAAAAAATTGATGATTCAGCCGCTGCCGCGGTTATTGTTCCGCGCGGGGACACTTATTGTGTTTCAGCCAATCTGGTCTATTCCGATTCACCGCGTCTGGCGTTTGCCCGGGCATTGCACTGGTTTTATCCGAAAACCCGGCCGGCCGCCGGCATCAGCCCAAGGGCCTGTATCGGGGATAATTTTCAGTGCGGCCGGGATGTCTCCATAGGCCCGGCAGCGGTCATCGGCGACAAAGCAGCGATCGGTGACCGGGTCTGGATCCATCCCGGGGTCGTGGTGGGAGATGGTGTACGGATCGGGGATGACACAGAAGTCTATCCGAATGTAGTGATCTATGCTAACTGCTGTATCGGCTGCCGGGTGATTATTCATTCCGGAACGGTGATCGGCAGTGACGGCTACGGCTTTGTCCCGGACGGGGAGCGGCATTTTAAAATTCCGCAGGTGGGTATTGTTCAGATTGACGATGATGCGGAAATCGGGGCCTGCAATACCATTGACCGGGCGACCTTCGGCCGCACCTGGATCAGGCAGGGGGTAAAAACCGATAACCAGGTCCATATCGGCCATAATGTAACCATCGGGGAAAATTCCCTGATCGTCGCCCAGGTCGGGATCGCCGGCAGCGCCACCGTGGGAAAAAATGTGACCCTGGCCGGGCAGGCCGGGGTGGGCGGGCATATCCAAATCGGCGATTTTGCCACCATCGGGCCCCAGGCCGGGGTCACGCGATCTGTGGAGGCGGGCCGGGTGGTCTCCGGTACGCCGGAGATGCCGCACCGGCAGTGGCTCAAAGTCCACCGGATCATTCCGCGATTGCCGGATCTCAAAAAACGGATTGAAAAGCTTGAGGCGGCTGTCAAAAATCTCACCGGCAGCGATGATACCGGACAAAATGACAACAGGTGA
- a CDS encoding OmpH family outer membrane protein: protein MKRVIVSVFACIAVAAVCAVPAWGADVAKIGIVDFQRILTESEAGKDIQAQLQKKGREMESDIRELGTEIEKLREQLDRESMVMSRKKREEKQRELDIKKYDFQSKQKKYQSELRELETKLLEKLQTEIFSLAEEIGKEEGYLLIIEKSAAIYYPNSIDITDRLIEKYNATYSDS from the coding sequence ATGAAGCGAGTGATTGTCTCCGTTTTTGCATGTATAGCAGTGGCGGCTGTGTGCGCAGTCCCGGCATGGGGAGCGGATGTGGCAAAGATCGGCATTGTGGATTTTCAGCGGATTCTTACGGAATCCGAGGCGGGTAAAGACATCCAGGCGCAGCTCCAGAAAAAGGGGCGTGAAATGGAAAGTGATATCCGGGAACTCGGCACTGAAATCGAAAAGCTGCGGGAGCAGCTAGACCGCGAGTCCATGGTGATGAGCCGGAAAAAGCGCGAGGAAAAACAGCGGGAACTGGATATTAAAAAGTATGATTTTCAATCCAAGCAGAAAAAGTATCAATCCGAGCTGCGGGAGCTTGAGACCAAGCTGCTTGAGAAGCTTCAGACCGAGATCTTTTCATTGGCCGAGGAGATCGGAAAGGAGGAGGGGTATCTGCTGATCATCGAAAAAAGCGCGGCCATTTATTATCCTAACTCCATTGACATAACAGACAGGCTGATTGAAAAATATAACGCCACATATTCGGACTCGTGA
- the bamA gene encoding outer membrane protein assembly factor BamA, with protein MQRQLIGLMLAVFGCLVFATHIVQAAETVSEVQVKGNQRIEDDAILRVVETRPGDPYDTEQLSRDLEAIFSMGYFDDIRVESESGPEGKIVIFRVKEKPTIKLIEISGNRVYDDQEIKDNIDITTGSILNIFRIKRNIKQIETLYQDKNYHNVKVTYAVESLDHNQANLEFKIEEGKKLRIREIRFEGNQDFDDKTLKKKIKTSEKGFFSWLTGSGDLDTETLNQDRMKLSDFYHNNGYAEARIGEPEIIYEDDWIEIIIKIQEGKRFEMGEIRLSGDLIQPAESLHEKLASPEEKYFNRQAIRQDVMTLSDIYSDEGYARADIAPEIKKPEEARAIDIVFHIQKNEPVYFERIVIEGNTKTRDKVIRRELEVYEGEKYDGSGLKKSIRDLYRLDYFKDVKVRRQDGSADDQMILNIAVEEKPTGTFSFGGGYSGIDGLYVMTSISERNLFGRGQHLDFRVQAGGSSQQFDARFTEPWLFDIPLSMTIEANKWERDYDEYDRDSRGGALRFGYEVFDYTRAYIQYAYDVSTIDNVTEVYKPIIEEGEFVESSVSTSLVYDSRNRQFNPTEGSKHRLTLEYAGLGGNIGFTKITAETGWYFPLFWKTVGFLHGETGYITRNTGKILPDYERFYLGGINSLRGFDWRDVSPENEDGIEFGGDKYVQFNVEYLVPLLMEQGLVGLVFYDTGNAYADGPIKFDDMRESWGYGIRWYSPMGPLRLERGHILDRREGEDSGRWEFSIGGSF; from the coding sequence ATGCAAAGGCAACTTATTGGTTTGATGCTGGCGGTTTTCGGCTGTCTGGTTTTTGCAACCCATATTGTACAAGCGGCGGAGACGGTCTCTGAGGTCCAGGTCAAGGGCAATCAACGGATCGAAGACGATGCCATTCTGCGGGTGGTTGAGACCCGCCCCGGGGATCCCTATGATACGGAGCAGTTGTCCCGGGACCTTGAAGCCATATTTTCCATGGGCTATTTCGATGATATCCGGGTGGAAAGCGAATCCGGGCCGGAGGGCAAGATTGTCATTTTCCGGGTCAAGGAAAAGCCGACCATAAAGCTGATTGAGATTTCCGGCAACCGCGTTTATGATGATCAGGAAATCAAGGATAATATTGATATCACCACCGGCTCGATCCTCAATATTTTTCGTATTAAACGCAATATTAAGCAGATCGAGACCCTCTATCAGGACAAAAACTACCATAATGTCAAAGTCACGTATGCGGTCGAATCCCTTGACCACAACCAGGCCAACCTGGAATTTAAAATCGAAGAGGGCAAGAAGCTTCGGATTCGGGAGATCCGTTTTGAAGGCAACCAGGACTTTGATGACAAGACCCTTAAAAAGAAAATCAAGACATCGGAAAAAGGATTTTTTTCCTGGCTTACCGGCTCAGGGGATCTGGATACGGAGACCCTGAACCAGGACAGGATGAAGCTGTCTGATTTTTACCATAATAACGGCTATGCCGAAGCCCGTATCGGGGAGCCGGAAATCATCTACGAGGATGACTGGATTGAGATTATAATTAAAATCCAAGAGGGCAAACGGTTTGAGATGGGCGAAATTCGTCTTTCCGGGGACTTGATTCAGCCGGCGGAAAGTCTGCACGAAAAACTGGCCTCCCCTGAGGAAAAATATTTCAACCGGCAGGCCATTCGCCAGGATGTGATGACCCTTTCTGATATCTATTCGGATGAGGGGTATGCCCGCGCCGATATTGCGCCGGAGATCAAAAAGCCGGAAGAGGCCCGGGCGATTGATATCGTATTTCATATCCAGAAGAATGAGCCGGTTTATTTTGAACGTATCGTCATTGAGGGCAATACCAAGACCCGGGATAAAGTCATCCGCCGGGAGCTTGAGGTCTATGAAGGCGAAAAATATGACGGCTCCGGGCTTAAGAAAAGTATCCGGGATTTGTACCGGCTGGATTATTTCAAGGATGTCAAAGTGCGGCGGCAGGATGGAAGCGCGGACGATCAGATGATTCTAAACATTGCGGTGGAGGAAAAACCCACCGGCACCTTCAGTTTTGGCGGCGGCTACAGCGGCATCGACGGCTTGTATGTCATGACCTCCATCTCAGAGCGCAATTTGTTCGGCCGGGGCCAGCACCTGGATTTCAGGGTACAGGCGGGCGGCTCCTCCCAGCAGTTTGATGCCCGGTTTACGGAGCCCTGGCTGTTTGATATCCCGCTTTCCATGACCATCGAAGCCAATAAATGGGAGCGCGACTATGATGAGTATGACCGGGACAGCCGGGGCGGCGCCCTCCGGTTCGGGTATGAGGTGTTTGACTATACCCGGGCCTATATTCAATACGCCTATGATGTGAGCACCATTGATAATGTAACCGAAGTCTACAAGCCCATCATCGAAGAGGGCGAGTTTGTTGAAAGCAGCGTATCCACCAGTCTGGTCTATGATTCCCGGAACCGGCAATTTAATCCCACCGAAGGATCAAAGCACCGGCTGACCCTGGAATATGCCGGTCTTGGCGGGAATATTGGATTTACCAAAATTACCGCGGAAACCGGCTGGTATTTCCCGCTGTTTTGGAAGACCGTGGGATTTCTGCATGGGGAAACCGGGTATATCACCCGGAATACGGGCAAGATTCTGCCGGACTATGAACGGTTCTATCTGGGCGGTATCAATTCCCTGCGCGGATTTGACTGGCGGGATGTGAGTCCGGAAAATGAGGACGGCATCGAGTTCGGCGGGGATAAATATGTTCAGTTCAATGTGGAGTACCTCGTGCCGTTACTGATGGAGCAGGGGCTGGTCGGGCTGGTGTTCTATGATACGGGAAACGCCTATGCCGACGGCCCGATCAAATTCGATGACATGCGGGAGAGCTGGGGATACGGGATCCGCTGGTATTCGCCCATGGGACCGCTTCGCCTGGAGCGCGGCCATATTCTGGACCGCCGGGAGGGCGAGGACAGCGGACGATGGGAGTTTTCCATTGGCGGCAGTTTTTGA
- a CDS encoding ABC transporter ATP-binding protein, whose protein sequence is MDKNGKRRQNFQDKAPETGAPLIRLQGISKQFQSSGAVIEILNNLSFDIHAGETIAILGESGIGKSTFLHVLGTLEPPDEGAIIYNGTDISGFDSTRLAAFRNSIMGFVFQFHYLLEEFTALENVMMPGLIKRLKRSEVQGVAESILSRVGLSHRLHHRVSQLSGGEQQRVALARALVLKPEILLADEPTGNLDKKNSRQIHDLLLELNEEFGMTIVVVTHNLYLADYMRRQLTLSEGKLVDLK, encoded by the coding sequence ATGGATAAAAACGGCAAGCGGCGCCAAAATTTTCAAGACAAAGCGCCTGAAACAGGCGCTCCCCTAATCCGGCTGCAGGGGATATCCAAGCAGTTTCAAAGCAGCGGTGCGGTTATCGAGATTTTAAACAATTTGTCCTTTGACATCCATGCGGGGGAAACCATTGCCATTTTAGGGGAATCCGGTATTGGAAAATCCACCTTTCTGCATGTGTTGGGCACCCTTGAGCCCCCGGATGAGGGGGCGATCATTTATAACGGAACCGATATCAGCGGGTTTGACAGCACACGTCTGGCCGCCTTCCGCAACAGCATCATGGGATTTGTGTTCCAGTTCCATTATCTGCTGGAAGAATTTACCGCCCTTGAAAATGTCATGATGCCCGGATTGATTAAGCGCTTGAAAAGAAGCGAAGTCCAGGGGGTGGCGGAGTCGATTCTTTCGCGTGTGGGGCTTTCGCATCGGCTGCATCATCGGGTATCCCAGTTGTCCGGCGGCGAGCAGCAGCGGGTGGCCCTGGCCCGGGCCCTGGTGTTAAAGCCCGAAATACTTCTGGCTGATGAACCCACCGGCAACCTGGATAAAAAAAACAGCCGGCAGATCCATGATCTGCTGCTTGAATTAAATGAAGAGTTCGGCATGACGATTGTGGTGGTCACCCACAATCTTTACTTAGCGGATTATATGCGTCGCCAGTTAACGCTTTCTGAAGGCAAACTGGTGGATTTAAAGTGA